Below is a genomic region from Pirellulales bacterium.
CGATCTGCGCGGGTTGCTCCGCGACAAGAGGTTGGACCGTGGCGGCGGGCGCATCGCCTTGGACGGCGCTCGCCAGGCGATAGCTCGCCAAGGATCCGCCGCTCAAGAGCGCACGATTTTCTAAGGACTCCATGCGTAGCAAACGGCGCATGGCGATCACTGCCTCGGTCTGAAGTCCGTGCAACACCTCATGCCGCCGACAGGACGGACGCTCTCCCTGAGCGTTGATGCTGTCGGCCAAAGCGGCCCGGCAGGTGAAAGGGTCTCAAGAACCCCACCCAGTGTCGCAAGTGTGGTGGACGGCGCGCCTATTTGAACTGATACGACGGGTTGTCCGTGCTGAAGTCGGCGTCGGTGAAGCCGTTGTTCAGCTTCAAGTTCAAGTAGGTGTATTCCTCGGTCAGCACTGGGGGACCACCCTGCTTCTCGGGCCAGTCGTAGGCCTCGTATCGCACCGGCATGTTCAACTCGGTGTCGACGAAGATCCGCGCCAAGTGGAACAAGAAGTTGCGTCGCGGCACGGGATGGATCACCTGGATGCAGGTGCAGTCGCGGTTGTTGATCTTCGCGCCCTGGAAGAACTGCACCTCGCATTCGCCGTATTGCGTGTCGCGCTCGCCGATCTCGACCAGGCGCTCGACCAGGTTGAGCACGCCCACTTCCGTGATCGGATAGCGGTTGCCGCTCATGGCGATCATACCCGTCGGATCGAGGGAGACCGTGCCGACCACCGTCTTGCGGAACCCGGTCGGGTGAGCAAGCAGATTGCCGTTGTTCTGGCCGCGGACGAAGATGCACTCTTGGCCGCGCAGCTTACCGGGACCGAGGAAGAACATGTACACGCTGAACGGATTGTGGCGCACCTTGACGAACATCGACTGATACTCGCCCAGCTCGCCGTCGATGCGTTCGCGTTTGTAGAAGGTGCAAGAGTAATCTTGGATCGTACGCAGATCATCCATGCCGCCGCTGGCCCAGCGCAGCGCGGGCATCAATGGATGCTCGCCCGGTTGCGGGCTGAGATCCAATCCGCGCGGATTGACGGCCGCTGATGAGGTGCCGGCCGGCGCCATGCTCGCACTGTTGGCCGGTGTGCTAGTCGCCGCGGTCTGATTGATGGGCGCGGTGGCGGCCGTCTGCGTCGGCGCGGCAGGCTGTTGCGCCAACCGGTAGGCGGGCTGGCTCATCGCCGGCGCTTGATACGTTGGCTGCTGGAACGACTGCTGGTGGGGCGTCGGGACGCTGCGGGGCTGCTGACCCGCCCCGCCGACATAACCGCCTGTACCGGTCGGCAGTGGTTGCGAGCTGCGAAGTTGAGGAGGAAGTGCCGCGGCCCCCGAAGTGGCGTTCGTCTGGGCGATCGCCGAGGCCTCAAGGCATGCGCTGACCGCCACGGCGATCGAAAGCGATCGCCCTAGCTTGAAGGATATCATCCGGCTTCCTCCTGAAGCGTTGGTTCGTACGCACCCGATCCGTGGCGACGGGCACCCTGCGGGCAACGGGGTTGCAGGTCGACGCGTCGTGCGCCAAGCCTTGCGGTAGAGCAACTGTCGTGCCTCGACGCCTCGAGGAGGACCCACTGCTACTACCTGCCACGCGCAACTGCTTCTGTAGCGACGGTTTGTCGCCCACAACAGAGTCCGTGGCGCGCCGCCTTACTGGTGTGCTTTCCCTGGTATCTATCGCCTTGCTGGAGGGTGGAATTTACAATGCCTGTCGCGGGCGTCGGCGTTTGTGCAATCCACAGAAACCGAATCGACGGCGTATCGCGGCGTGGCCACACAACCTACCCAGTCCGTCGAATTCGCAGGAGCCCAAAACGTGAGTCCCCTTGAGCTTCGATTGGGGACGATCGTCTCCGAACCCTTCGGTGAGAATACCTATGTTGCCCAGCTTGCAGGGCGCGACGATTGCCTGGTCATCGACCCCGGCTTGCAGCCAGAATTGATCCTAGAACTGCTCGACCAGGAAGGACTTACGCCGGCCGCCATCCTGAACACGCATGGCCATGCCGACCACATCGCCGGCAACGGCGCGATGAAACAGCGCTGGCCCGACTGTCCCCTGGTGATCGGCCGCCACGAGGAGCCCAAGCTGAGCGATCCGGTGCTCAATCTCTCGGCCCCGTTCGGCATGGCCATCGTCAGCCCCCCGGCAGACGTACTGCTCGATGAGGGGGACATCTACCGCGCGGCCGGTTTCGAGCTCGAGGTGTTCGAGATTCCCGGCCACTCGTCGGGACACATTGTTTTCATCTGGCGCGGGAGCGAGCCGAGCTACGTCTTCGGAGGGGATGTTCTATTTCGGGAGGGGATCGGCCGCACCGATTTCCCCGACGGCAGCTTTACCCAATTGCGCGAGGGCATCCACGAGAAGCTCTTCCCGCTGCCCGATGACACGCTGGTCCTGCCGGGGCACGGAGGACCGACGACGATCGGCCACGAGAAACGCCACAACCCGTTCGTGGGCGTCGATGCTTCGTACGAGGCGTGACGCGGCGCTCCGCCGTCAGCAGATCGTCTGACCGGGGATGATCGTCTTGCCCGGTTGCGTGTCGGGAGGGATGGCGGGCAGCTCGAGCGTGAAGCGGCTGCCCCTCCCCAACTCGCTGTCGACCAGAATCTGTCCGCCGTGCTCCTTCAAGATCTTCTGGCTCACGGGCAGCCCCAGTCCGGTGCCGCGGCCTCCCTTGTGCGAGACGAACAGGGTGAAGATCTTCTCCACATCTTCGGGAGCGATGCCGGCGCCGTTGTCCTCGACGACGATGCGCGCGAGGTGATTCTGCGGCAGGTACTCGGTCGAGACGGCCACTCGCCCGTGTTCTTCCTTGTCGCAGGCGTCGATGGCGTTCGTCACAATGTTCAACGCCGCGCGGTGGATCCCCTCCGGGTCGAACGTCAAGACGGGCATGTCCTGCGCGGGCCGGTAATCGATGTCGACGCCCAATTCTCCCGCGCGCGTGCGCATCAGCTCGACGACGTCGCTGACGGTTTCGTTCAGGTTGGCGGCGTCCAGTTCCGGCTCGCGATCTTTGCTAAAGGTGAGCATGTCGAGCACGAGCGCGGAGATCTTCTTCTGATTCCGCTCGACGATATCCCAGCCCTTGCGGACCATTTCCTCTTTGTGATCGGAGAGCCCCATCTCGATCAGGTAGCTGCCGCCGCGCACACCTTGCAGAATGTTCTTGATGTGATGCGAGAGGGTGGCGATGGTCTGCCCGACCGCCGCCAGACGTTCGGCCTGCACCATGGCCGAGTAGTAACGCGTGTCTTCCACCGCCAGCGCCGCCTGGTGGGCGATGGCGATCATCAGCTTCAGATGTTCTTCATTGAACTTGTTGGGCGCCTTCTGATGGATGGCGCGTTCCGGCGGCGTGAACGTGTCGATGTAAATCAAGCCGACCACGTCGTAACGGGCCTGCAACGGCACGCAGATCGCCTCGCGAATGCCCTGCTGCAGAATGCTCGCCGCCGAGCTCCAGCGGTTGTCCTCGCGGGCGTTCGTGGTGAGCACCCCTTCGTTCCGCTCGATCACATAGTCGAGAATCGTCTGGCTGATGGTGATCTTGGCCTCGGGGCTCGAACCGTGCGCGTCGCGGCGGACCTTGGGTTCGAGCTGCTTCGACACCGGATCGATCAACATGATGCAGCCGCGGTCCGCTTCGACCCATTCGAAGATCAGCTCCATGATGCGGCTCAAGAGCTGATCGATGTCGAGCGTGTGGCTGACGGCCAGCGCCGTGCGATACATGATCTGCAGGTTGCTGCGGGCGCGCGCCAGCCACGGACTTTCGGCGCCCGTGAAGCCCGGCTCGAAGACCCGGCTCCCTTCCTCCTGCGTCATCGACCGCACGATCCGCGAGCTGTCGGTCGTCTGGGGAGAATCGAAAGCGATCGTCCGGCGCAGATTCACGCCCGAGTCATCGGTCGCGCCGGTGTAGAGGAGCAAGGTCGAGCCGATCTGGATCTGATCGCCGCTCGATAGCGTCCGCCGGTCGACGCGCTCGCCATTGATGAAGGTCCCGTTCGAGCTGCTCAGATCGACCAGCGCGTAGGAGCGACCTTCGCGGCGTAGCTCGGCGTGGCGGCGCGAGACTTCCGTATCGTGCAATTGCACCGGGTTGCTGGGGTCGCGACCGATGTGCAACGCCTCCGCATCGAGTTCGAAACGAACTCCCTGGTCGTTGCCACGGATGACGAACAGCGACGGCACGGCGCACTCCGTCTCCAGACGCCAGCGCGGTATCTTGCCGCCGCGGCGCTCGCGGCCGCCGAAGGTCGAGCGGCAAAGTTACGTCCGGAGTGAAACTGCTCGAGGGGCGCGCGCAGCATCCGCCACGCGCAGGTCGGGCGACCTCTAGGCGGCCGACTCCAGCAGGCTTTCGATTTTACGAATGAGCGGAGCA
It encodes:
- a CDS encoding DUF1571 domain-containing protein; this translates as MISFKLGRSLSIAVAVSACLEASAIAQTNATSGAAALPPQLRSSQPLPTGTGGYVGGAGQQPRSVPTPHQQSFQQPTYQAPAMSQPAYRLAQQPAAPTQTAATAPINQTAATSTPANSASMAPAGTSSAAVNPRGLDLSPQPGEHPLMPALRWASGGMDDLRTIQDYSCTFYKRERIDGELGEYQSMFVKVRHNPFSVYMFFLGPGKLRGQECIFVRGQNNGNLLAHPTGFRKTVVGTVSLDPTGMIAMSGNRYPITEVGVLNLVERLVEIGERDTQYGECEVQFFQGAKINNRDCTCIQVIHPVPRRNFLFHLARIFVDTELNMPVRYEAYDWPEKQGGPPVLTEEYTYLNLKLNNGFTDADFSTDNPSYQFK
- a CDS encoding FHA domain-containing protein → MPSLFVIRGNDQGVRFELDAEALHIGRDPSNPVQLHDTEVSRRHAELRREGRSYALVDLSSSNGTFINGERVDRRTLSSGDQIQIGSTLLLYTGATDDSGVNLRRTIAFDSPQTTDSSRIVRSMTQEEGSRVFEPGFTGAESPWLARARSNLQIMYRTALAVSHTLDIDQLLSRIMELIFEWVEADRGCIMLIDPVSKQLEPKVRRDAHGSSPEAKITISQTILDYVIERNEGVLTTNAREDNRWSSAASILQQGIREAICVPLQARYDVVGLIYIDTFTPPERAIHQKAPNKFNEEHLKLMIAIAHQAALAVEDTRYYSAMVQAERLAAVGQTIATLSHHIKNILQGVRGGSYLIEMGLSDHKEEMVRKGWDIVERNQKKISALVLDMLTFSKDREPELDAANLNETVSDVVELMRTRAGELGVDIDYRPAQDMPVLTFDPEGIHRAALNIVTNAIDACDKEEHGRVAVSTEYLPQNHLARIVVEDNGAGIAPEDVEKIFTLFVSHKGGRGTGLGLPVSQKILKEHGGQILVDSELGRGSRFTLELPAIPPDTQPGKTIIPGQTIC
- a CDS encoding MBL fold metallo-hydrolase produces the protein MSPLELRLGTIVSEPFGENTYVAQLAGRDDCLVIDPGLQPELILELLDQEGLTPAAILNTHGHADHIAGNGAMKQRWPDCPLVIGRHEEPKLSDPVLNLSAPFGMAIVSPPADVLLDEGDIYRAAGFELEVFEIPGHSSGHIVFIWRGSEPSYVFGGDVLFREGIGRTDFPDGSFTQLREGIHEKLFPLPDDTLVLPGHGGPTTIGHEKRHNPFVGVDASYEA